The following proteins are encoded in a genomic region of Syngnathoides biaculeatus isolate LvHL_M chromosome 15, ASM1980259v1, whole genome shotgun sequence:
- the dio3a gene encoding iodothyronine deiodinase 3a, giving the protein MNTAKAVKNALVCLVLLPRFLLAAVMFWLLDFLCIRRRFFLRMKEREESDAMDPPLCISDSNRFFTLDSLKAVWHGHKLDLLKAARVGGGAPNTEVVRLEDERRGRILDFARDRRPLILNFGSCTUPPFMARLKAFQGLVLDHADIADSVLVYIEEAHPSDGWVSSDAPYQIPKHRCLEDRLHAAQLMRSEAPGCPVVVDGMENSCNAAYGAYFDRLYILQEGKVVYQGGRGPEGYRISELRDWLERYRERLVQGNGLVLHV; this is encoded by the coding sequence ATGAACACCGCCAAGGCCGTCAAGAACGCGCTGGTGTGCCTGGTGCTGCTGCCCCGCTTCCTGCTGGCCGCGGTCATGTTCTGGCTGCTCGACTTTCTGTGCATCCGGAGGAGGTTTTTCCTCCGGATGAAGGAGCGGGAGGAGAGCGACGCCATGGACCCTCCTCTCTGCATCTCCGACTCCAACCGCTTCTTCACTCTGGACTCCCTCAAGGCGGTGTGGCACGGACACAAGCTGGACCTCCTGAAGGCGGCGCGCGTCGGCGGCGGCGCGCCCAACACGGAGGTGGTGCGGCTGGAGGACGAGCGGCGCGGGCGCATCCTGGACTTCGCCCGAGACAGGAGACCGCTCATCCTCAACTTCGGCAGCTGCACTTGACCCCCCTTCATGGCGCGCCTCAAGGCGTTCCAGGGGCTGGTGCTGGACCACGCCGACATCGCCGACTCGGTGCTGGTGTACATAGAGGAAGCGCACCCCTCGGACGGCTGGGTGAGCAGCGACGCGCCCTACCAGATCCCCAAGCACCGCTGCCTGGAGGACAGGCTCCACGCGGCGCAGCTCATGCGCTCGGAGGCGCCCGGGTGCCCGGTGGTGGTCGACGGCATGGAGAACTCCTGCAACGCCGCCTACGGCGCCTACTTCGACAGACTTTACATCCTGCAGGAAGGCAAGGTCGTTTACCAGGGGGGCAGGGGACCCGAGGGCTACCGGATCTCGGAGCTCAGAGATTGGCTGGAGCGGTACCGGGAGAGGCTGGTGCAAGGCAACGGTCTGGTCCTTCACGTGTAG